The proteins below come from a single Candidatus Methylomirabilis limnetica genomic window:
- a CDS encoding prepilin peptidase: protein MVGSFLNVCIWRIPRDEGLAFPGSHCPQCNGLIAWYDNIPLASFVLLAGRCRRCKASIPWRYPLVEGLTAGLFLMTVLHFGFNIRTVFLLLFLSALVVITFIDLDHGIIPHMLSLPAIPIGLVASILTSDPSPIEAVTGALIGAGLVYLIAVYAEVALKQESMGGGDVNLLAMIGAFLGWRLMLVSFGFAVVFGACLSLGLIAAGVLSRKDRIPFGPFLALGAVIALFGGGRVIDWYVNLFR, encoded by the coding sequence GTGGTCGGAAGTTTCTTGAATGTCTGTATATGGCGTATCCCGCGTGACGAAGGCCTCGCCTTTCCTGGATCGCACTGTCCTCAGTGCAATGGCCTGATAGCCTGGTACGATAATATCCCTCTTGCAAGCTTTGTATTACTTGCGGGCCGATGCCGTCGGTGCAAGGCGTCAATTCCCTGGCGTTACCCGCTTGTAGAAGGGCTTACCGCAGGCCTTTTCCTCATGACGGTATTACACTTCGGCTTTAATATCCGAACAGTGTTCCTCCTGCTTTTCCTCTCGGCACTGGTGGTCATTACATTTATCGATCTGGACCATGGCATCATTCCCCATATGCTCAGTCTTCCCGCCATACCGATTGGCCTCGTCGCAAGCATCCTGACCTCCGATCCGTCGCCGATTGAAGCCGTGACAGGAGCGCTGATCGGAGCCGGACTGGTGTACCTGATTGCGGTGTATGCGGAGGTGGCCTTGAAGCAGGAGAGCATGGGTGGCGGCGATGTCAATCTGCTCGCCATGATCGGGGCATTCCTGGGGTGGCGCCTCATGCTCGTGTCGTTTGGCTTCGCGGTCGTCTTCGGCGCCTGTCTTTCGCTGGGACTGATCGCAGCCGGTGTGTTATCGCGGAAAGACCGGATTCCATTCGGGCCGTTTCTGGCGCTCGGCGCGGTCATTGCTCTGTTTGGTGGAGGTCGTGTGATCGACTGGTACGTCAATCTCTTCCGATGA
- a CDS encoding glycosyltransferase, which translates to MRIGFFTCNASPLLNGLAVSIQQFALHLRRLGHRVFIFAPRYPGRQEVEPDTYRFPSLRVPTHHRYALPIPAAAVGLRRLIPRLGLQVIHAHHPFLVGPYARRLARRLRVPCVFTYHTLYEHYAHYLPVVSPLAARIAEARSYAFANQADLVIAPTSGVQERLLTHGVTSPIEVIPTGIEPPEEPEESKTQIRRRLGVPEDGPVLLYVGRLAREKNLELLLRAVRAAIRGAPNLTLLVVGEGDEERSLQRLATHLDIADRVHFVGPVPHQAVGCWYRAADLFVFPSVSETQGLVVLEAMAHGLPVLAVRSVGTSDFIVDGVNGALANDAENDFVQRLLTLLRDGASLHRYAEQGRVRAMQMTAEASAARLLEAYERLLTRAADS; encoded by the coding sequence GTGCGGATCGGTTTTTTTACCTGCAACGCCTCCCCGCTGCTGAACGGCCTCGCGGTCTCCATTCAACAATTTGCCCTTCACCTGCGTCGCCTCGGCCACCGGGTCTTTATCTTTGCACCGCGTTACCCGGGCCGCCAGGAGGTAGAGCCCGACACCTACCGGTTCCCATCGCTGCGCGTTCCGACACATCACCGCTATGCCTTGCCGATTCCAGCCGCCGCCGTGGGGCTTCGTCGTCTGATTCCACGCCTTGGGCTGCAGGTCATCCATGCTCACCACCCGTTCCTTGTCGGGCCTTACGCCCGCCGATTGGCTCGCCGTCTACGAGTCCCGTGCGTGTTTACCTATCATACGCTGTACGAGCATTATGCCCATTACCTGCCGGTCGTCTCGCCCCTGGCTGCCAGGATCGCGGAGGCCCGGAGCTATGCCTTCGCCAACCAGGCCGATCTGGTCATCGCGCCCACTTCAGGGGTGCAGGAGCGGCTGCTCACCCATGGGGTCACCTCTCCCATTGAAGTGATTCCAACGGGGATCGAGCCGCCGGAAGAGCCGGAGGAATCGAAGACCCAGATTCGGCGTCGCCTGGGTGTGCCGGAGGACGGGCCGGTCCTCTTGTACGTGGGGCGGCTGGCCAGGGAAAAGAATCTCGAGTTGCTCCTGCGGGCAGTCCGCGCCGCGATTCGGGGTGCGCCCAACCTCACTTTGTTGGTAGTCGGGGAGGGGGATGAGGAGCGGTCGTTACAGCGGCTGGCCACCCATCTGGACATCGCTGACCGCGTCCACTTTGTGGGCCCGGTTCCGCACCAGGCTGTGGGCTGCTGGTATCGGGCTGCGGACCTCTTTGTCTTTCCGTCTGTCTCGGAGACCCAAGGCCTGGTCGTGCTCGAAGCGATGGCGCACGGGCTCCCCGTCTTGGCCGTCCGGTCTGTTGGCACCTCGGATTTCATTGTCGATGGAGTAAACGGCGCGCTGGCCAATGATGCCGAGAATGATTTCGTCCAGCGCTTGCTCACGTTGCTTCGCGATGGGGCGAGCCTCCATCGCTACGCCGAGCAGGGCAGGGTGAGGGCGATGCAGATGACGGCCGAAGCCTCGGCCGCACGGCTGCTCGAAGCCTACGAGCGGCTCCTAACAAGGGCAGCTGATAGCTAA
- a CDS encoding type IV pilus modification PilV family protein, giving the protein MRDRGFTLVEVLIALAILTIALLGVAATTALQGGGIAGTFPFGQAAVTRGYYLSTATMLAQDRLEQVKRVQYRVGADPFAPGNPPLGFTDETPVNGFPNFNRQVRVVDGPAADTKRVTVTVAFTLPTERGANQESMNISTLVAARP; this is encoded by the coding sequence ATGCGAGATCGCGGATTCACCCTCGTCGAGGTCCTGATTGCCCTCGCGATCCTTACCATCGCACTCTTAGGGGTGGCGGCGACGACCGCGCTTCAAGGCGGCGGGATCGCCGGCACCTTCCCATTCGGCCAGGCCGCCGTTACGCGAGGCTATTATCTGTCGACGGCGACCATGCTCGCCCAGGACCGGCTGGAACAGGTGAAGCGAGTCCAGTACCGGGTGGGGGCCGACCCCTTTGCTCCAGGCAACCCCCCGCTTGGCTTCACGGATGAAACCCCCGTCAACGGCTTTCCCAATTTCAATAGGCAGGTGAGAGTCGTGGACGGCCCGGCCGCGGATACCAAGCGGGTAACCGTCACCGTGGCCTTCACTCTTCCCACGGAGCGGGGAGCGAACCAGGAGAGCATGAATATAAGTACGCTCGTCGCCGCGAGGCCGTAA
- a CDS encoding PilW family protein codes for MRRHTRAEGYTLVELLIVLAIVGMVAGGIVGVYQVSQGIYTRATALEDAQLGARAGLDRMASELRLIGSYWVGASCAPLPNCNAITAATPTSITFRANVDDSSVINGAEATPSPTTTGNSVPLSITAGQTGDAFKVYQNPADNDYIYIANGGRREVKQITDINGSTLTLASALSSPYSAAGSLVRDVKIITYTRNASATSTCPTLTCLTRTQGGSGADPIVDNVSGLTFFYFLSNGVTPTTDPALIREIQIDLTVCIKRTPAASCQDPDSSSRQMTTRVKPRSLP; via the coding sequence ATGAGGCGCCACACGAGGGCAGAGGGGTACACCCTGGTTGAGCTGTTGATCGTCCTGGCGATCGTGGGCATGGTTGCCGGAGGTATCGTCGGAGTCTATCAGGTCTCTCAGGGCATCTACACCCGGGCCACCGCCTTGGAGGATGCCCAGCTCGGCGCGAGGGCAGGCCTCGATCGCATGGCAAGCGAACTCAGGCTGATAGGCTCATACTGGGTTGGGGCTTCCTGCGCGCCGCTGCCCAACTGCAACGCGATCACTGCTGCCACCCCTACCAGCATAACCTTTAGGGCGAACGTGGACGACTCTTCCGTGATCAATGGTGCTGAGGCGACACCCAGTCCCACAACCACTGGGAATTCTGTTCCTTTGAGCATAACGGCAGGGCAAACCGGCGATGCGTTCAAGGTGTATCAGAATCCGGCTGACAACGATTATATCTATATCGCCAATGGGGGTAGGCGGGAGGTCAAGCAGATTACGGACATAAACGGCAGCACTCTTACCCTTGCCTCAGCCCTCAGTTCACCCTATTCCGCCGCGGGCAGTCTTGTCCGGGATGTCAAGATCATTACCTATACCAGAAATGCAAGTGCCACTTCTACGTGCCCCACTTTGACTTGTCTCACCAGGACTCAGGGCGGAAGCGGCGCCGATCCTATAGTTGACAATGTCTCAGGCCTGACCTTCTTCTATTTCCTTTCCAACGGGGTGACGCCGACTACGGATCCAGCCCTTATCAGGGAGATCCAGATCGACCTCACAGTCTGTATAAAACGGACCCCCGCCGCCTCCTGTCAGGATCCAGACAGCAGCTCACGCCAGATGACCACCAGGGTGAAGCCGAGGAGTCTGCCATGA
- a CDS encoding sigma-54-dependent transcriptional regulator produces the protein MATILVVDDEQGMREFLTVLLEHQGYRVIAASDGEQALQLIAHQPPDLVISDVRMPNVDGIGLLAGIRETHPHLPVIMMTAYASSDSTIQAMRLGADDYITKPFRIDEIRLVVEKALAKRRAKQRDQTAQPAMPEEAQLTGIIGRSPKMIELYKLISRVAGLDSTILITGESGTGKELVARTIHYASPRADNSFLAINCGAIPEQLLESELFGHVKGSFTGAVSHKAGLFEVANRGTVLLDEIAEMSPSLQVKLLRFLQERTFRRVGGTEDQEVDIRLIAATNKDLAKAIVDGTFREDLFYRLNVIPIPLPPLRERTEDIPLLANNLLAQCVLHQRRGPASIAPEAMEILMRHRWPGNVRELENVIERAVALETTDQLTPTSIPMQVRTESQGNGQQKLWTFTLPPEGIDLENTVSEIEKDLMLQALERSGWVQSRAAELLNLTFRAFRYKAKKYGISKAHGNYKVDRLKAEG, from the coding sequence ATGGCAACGATATTGGTCGTCGATGACGAGCAGGGGATGCGTGAGTTCCTCACCGTCCTTCTGGAACATCAGGGGTACCGTGTGATCGCCGCCTCTGATGGCGAGCAGGCGCTTCAGCTCATCGCGCACCAGCCCCCCGATCTGGTGATCTCTGATGTTCGTATGCCGAATGTGGATGGAATCGGCCTTCTGGCTGGAATACGAGAAACACATCCGCATCTCCCCGTCATCATGATGACGGCGTACGCCTCTTCGGATTCGACGATTCAGGCCATGCGTTTGGGGGCTGATGACTACATTACCAAGCCGTTCCGAATTGACGAGATCCGGTTGGTGGTGGAAAAGGCTTTGGCAAAGCGCCGGGCAAAACAGCGCGATCAGACCGCCCAGCCGGCGATGCCTGAAGAAGCGCAGCTTACGGGGATCATCGGCCGAAGCCCGAAGATGATCGAGCTGTATAAGCTGATCAGCCGAGTCGCCGGACTGGATTCGACCATCCTGATCACGGGAGAGAGTGGAACAGGAAAAGAGCTGGTGGCCAGAACCATCCACTATGCGAGCCCTCGGGCTGACAACTCGTTTCTTGCCATCAATTGCGGGGCCATTCCCGAGCAATTGTTGGAGAGCGAGCTGTTTGGCCACGTGAAGGGGTCATTCACCGGGGCGGTCTCGCACAAGGCCGGGCTATTCGAGGTGGCCAATCGCGGTACCGTACTGTTGGACGAGATCGCCGAGATGAGCCCGAGCCTGCAGGTCAAGCTCCTTCGATTCTTGCAGGAGCGGACCTTCAGGCGGGTCGGGGGAACGGAGGACCAGGAGGTGGATATCCGTCTCATTGCCGCCACGAATAAGGATCTGGCGAAGGCAATCGTCGACGGCACGTTTCGTGAAGACCTGTTCTATCGGCTGAATGTGATCCCGATCCCCTTGCCGCCGCTTCGTGAGCGAACGGAGGATATCCCCTTGCTGGCGAACAATCTGCTGGCCCAGTGCGTGCTTCACCAGCGGAGAGGACCCGCTTCGATCGCACCGGAGGCCATGGAGATCCTGATGCGGCATCGATGGCCTGGCAACGTCAGGGAACTTGAAAATGTCATCGAACGGGCCGTCGCCCTCGAGACCACCGATCAGTTGACACCGACCAGCATCCCCATGCAGGTGAGGACAGAGAGTCAGGGTAACGGGCAGCAAAAGCTCTGGACCTTCACCCTTCCGCCGGAGGGGATCGACCTGGAAAACACCGTCTCGGAAATCGAGAAAGATCTGATGCTCCAAGCCCTCGAGCGCTCCGGATGGGTCCAGAGCAGGGCTGCAGAACTCCTCAATCTCACCTTTCGCGCCTTTCGTTACAAGGCCAAGAAGTACGGCATATCCAAAGCCCACGGTAACTACAAGGTAGATAGGCTGAAGGCTGAAGGCTGA
- a CDS encoding glycosyltransferase has translation MTQRDSSTPMHGVVERVLDILPILTTLLLLSIYPLLRYLPGDPFWSEVFRFAVITLWIGYLIINQVRAHKTRQELLANMETDWCSRIETSGHSLSHYAILMPLKRENNRRVLFQAMRSIKRQRYPMEQITLIPIVEAEDRETLHTLRDLLPTLEKTIRIRLFTYPTDGIVNRCKATSISAAGRYLARQIDDGALRDEDLKILIIDADTILHPQDLAFREHRHRLEAERAMARGDRGVVLQSLTTYTSNYWKVPMLPRLHNSGFVLYQLGKMQTAGDYLVLGPGTSLLFRDFRTVDYFEPNRHNEDMQFRYKVVMEGFRVAPVKMPTWGQAPLTTRDSWGQIARWARGAVDVKFVVNYVRRFDDMRVPLLKRKLFLALRALFANAMPPLMVFLPAQLILISWISPCVKELWPFQVFLSPDVLALRIGSKGLCVSPLAAFNLQFQTIVLTASMFLSMVLVPHTLKPIIYQRPPRRWRQSRKLFEWSRLTFAPINLHNYFLMATAQLYMQARLALGISITHTEVTRK, from the coding sequence ATGACGCAGCGCGATAGTTCCACACCTATGCATGGGGTGGTCGAGCGGGTCCTGGATATCCTTCCGATTCTCACGACCCTCCTGCTCCTCTCGATCTACCCGCTACTCCGATACCTTCCTGGCGATCCGTTCTGGTCTGAGGTCTTTCGATTTGCCGTCATCACCCTCTGGATCGGCTACCTGATCATCAATCAGGTCCGGGCTCATAAGACGCGACAGGAGCTACTGGCCAACATGGAGACCGACTGGTGCAGTAGGATCGAGACCTCTGGCCACTCCTTGAGTCATTATGCGATCCTCATGCCCTTGAAGCGGGAGAACAACCGCCGCGTGCTGTTTCAGGCGATGCGTTCGATCAAGAGGCAGCGCTACCCGATGGAGCAGATTACCCTGATTCCTATCGTGGAGGCGGAAGACCGAGAGACGCTTCACACGCTACGCGATCTCCTCCCGACGCTCGAGAAGACCATCAGGATCAGGCTCTTCACCTATCCTACCGACGGGATCGTGAACAGATGTAAGGCGACATCGATTAGCGCGGCCGGCCGTTATCTTGCGCGCCAGATCGATGATGGCGCGCTCCGGGATGAGGACCTGAAGATTCTGATTATCGATGCCGATACGATTCTGCACCCACAGGATCTTGCCTTCCGGGAGCATCGCCATCGGCTGGAAGCGGAACGTGCGATGGCCAGGGGAGACCGAGGGGTCGTCCTGCAGTCGCTGACCACCTACACCTCGAACTACTGGAAGGTGCCGATGCTGCCTCGTCTGCACAACTCCGGGTTCGTCCTGTATCAGTTGGGAAAGATGCAGACTGCCGGCGACTATCTGGTCCTGGGTCCCGGGACGAGCCTCCTATTCCGTGATTTCCGTACGGTGGACTACTTTGAACCGAATCGTCACAACGAGGATATGCAGTTTAGGTACAAGGTGGTGATGGAAGGGTTTCGCGTGGCCCCTGTCAAGATGCCAACCTGGGGACAGGCGCCGCTCACCACCAGGGACTCGTGGGGCCAGATCGCCCGTTGGGCACGCGGCGCGGTGGACGTCAAATTCGTGGTCAATTACGTGCGAAGATTTGACGATATGCGGGTGCCGCTGCTGAAGCGGAAGTTGTTCCTGGCGCTTCGGGCGCTGTTTGCCAACGCGATGCCACCTCTCATGGTCTTTTTACCGGCGCAACTGATCCTGATCTCCTGGATCAGCCCCTGCGTCAAGGAGCTGTGGCCGTTTCAGGTATTCCTCTCGCCTGATGTGCTCGCCTTACGGATCGGGAGTAAGGGCCTGTGTGTGAGTCCACTCGCCGCCTTTAATCTCCAATTCCAGACGATTGTACTGACCGCTTCGATGTTCTTGAGCATGGTTTTAGTCCCCCACACGCTGAAGCCGATCATTTATCAACGGCCGCCTCGCCGTTGGCGGCAGTCCAGGAAACTCTTTGAGTGGTCTCGCCTCACCTTCGCACCGATCAATTTGCATAACTATTTCCTGATGGCTACGGCACAGCTTTACATGCAGGCTCGCCTGGCGCTTGGCATCTCCATTACTCACACGGAGGTCACCCGGAAATGA
- a CDS encoding type II secretion system protein, with amino-acid sequence MEPLRKKLIGRKGGFTLIELMIVVAIIGILAAIAIPMYANVQRGARVAKAQADTRTLGGAVSAYAAHMGAPPASGPAGLLLLAAAAVNPQGLSAGPFMAGIPTPPPGGTPAWPLPAVGYTYTNGTAPGGAVIPGAFVVCATGDDTGANSGGGVTCP; translated from the coding sequence ATGGAGCCCCTGAGAAAGAAACTGATCGGACGGAAAGGTGGATTCACGTTGATTGAGTTGATGATCGTGGTGGCGATCATCGGTATCCTGGCGGCGATCGCCATCCCGATGTATGCCAATGTCCAGAGGGGAGCGCGGGTCGCCAAGGCCCAGGCAGACACCCGAACCCTCGGCGGCGCCGTCAGCGCCTACGCGGCCCACATGGGGGCGCCTCCTGCATCTGGGCCTGCAGGCCTTCTCCTCCTCGCTGCCGCCGCGGTGAACCCTCAGGGGCTGTCTGCTGGGCCGTTCATGGCGGGCATCCCAACTCCGCCCCCAGGTGGTACCCCCGCGTGGCCGTTGCCAGCGGTAGGCTACACCTATACCAATGGCACGGCTCCCGGTGGCGCCGTAATTCCGGGGGCCTTTGTCGTCTGCGCCACAGGTGACGACACCGGTGCCAACAGCGGAGGCGGGGTCACCTGTCCGTAA
- a CDS encoding site-2 protease family protein, giving the protein MFDLTQFILNTSVKLPAILAALTFHEYAHGWVADKRGDPTARLLGRLTFNPIAHLDPVGTLALIFTPVGWAKPVPVNFDNLRHPRRDMILVAAAGPCANLILASVCALSLRLFDGTAEVGESTGLLSWLSTPVHHMLHWSVLINVALAIFNLIPLLPLDGGRVLAGLLPPRHAASYSRIERYGFVVLMVLMFSGVVDRLIWPPIALVAGLLLGV; this is encoded by the coding sequence ATGTTTGATCTAACGCAGTTCATTCTGAATACGAGCGTGAAGCTGCCGGCTATCCTGGCAGCCTTGACGTTTCACGAGTATGCCCACGGGTGGGTTGCCGACAAGCGTGGCGATCCAACCGCGCGATTGTTAGGCCGCCTCACCTTTAACCCCATCGCCCATCTCGATCCGGTCGGAACCCTGGCGCTGATCTTCACGCCGGTGGGCTGGGCCAAGCCGGTTCCGGTGAATTTCGACAACCTCCGACATCCGAGGCGCGACATGATTTTGGTGGCGGCGGCTGGACCTTGCGCGAACCTCATCCTCGCTTCCGTGTGTGCTTTGTCTCTTCGGTTGTTCGATGGGACGGCAGAGGTGGGTGAGTCCACCGGGTTGCTTTCGTGGCTCAGCACACCGGTCCATCATATGTTGCACTGGAGCGTACTGATCAACGTGGCGCTGGCCATCTTTAACCTGATTCCCTTGTTGCCGCTCGATGGCGGCCGCGTCTTGGCCGGCCTCTTGCCGCCCCGCCATGCCGCCTCGTACAGCAGGATCGAGCGGTACGGTTTTGTTGTTCTAATGGTTCTGATGTTCAGCGGGGTGGTAGATCGCCTGATCTGGCCGCCCATCGCGCTGGTTGCCGGGCTGTTGCTCGGCGTATAG
- a CDS encoding GspH/FimT family pseudopilin, with protein sequence MVFRQSRVDGQRGFTLVELMIVIAIIGIISMMATPLFMTFLRASETRGASQELAALLHQARELAIARNTDYRVEIEPDNNRLRFVRTSDNVVWTGPGTDGQGYRRLVNQARLTNPTANPTFNRLGTAGGGTITVQNSQGTSALDVVVASSGRIRIE encoded by the coding sequence ATGGTCTTTCGGCAGAGTCGAGTGGATGGTCAACGGGGGTTTACCCTCGTGGAGCTGATGATCGTTATTGCGATCATCGGGATTATCAGCATGATGGCCACCCCCCTGTTTATGACCTTTCTCAGGGCGAGTGAAACGCGGGGAGCGTCCCAGGAGCTGGCGGCGCTGCTCCACCAGGCCCGCGAGCTTGCCATCGCACGCAACACCGATTACCGCGTAGAGATCGAGCCGGACAACAATCGACTACGCTTTGTCAGGACCAGCGACAATGTGGTATGGACCGGCCCTGGAACCGATGGTCAGGGCTACAGGCGACTGGTCAACCAGGCTCGACTCACCAACCCGACCGCCAACCCGACCTTTAACCGGCTCGGGACCGCTGGCGGAGGGACCATCACCGTGCAGAACTCCCAGGGCACGTCAGCCCTGGATGTCGTCGTTGCCTCTTCGGGCCGCATTCGAATCGAGTAA
- the xerD gene encoding site-specific tyrosine recombinase XerD codes for MEQLIEEYLRYLTVERGLAENSLAAYARDLRRITGYLKHAGASAFQEVSRGQVARLLLTLREEGLAPRTVARHIASLRGLFRFLLAQGHVKDDPTAHLESTSPWMRLPGVLSQEEVERLLAALVTSNPRGIRDKAMLEVLYAAGLRVSELVTLRLSDVDLEVGYVRCQGKGGKDRVVPLGSDAQTAVRQYLATSRPHLQKGRSSPVLFLNRLGWPMTRQGFWKLLRAHAVAAGIDRRVTPHTLRHSFATHLLERGADLRAVQMMLGHADISTTQIYTHVSRAHLKTVYNRYHPRA; via the coding sequence ATGGAGCAGTTGATCGAGGAATACCTGAGGTATCTCACGGTCGAGCGGGGACTGGCTGAGAACAGCCTGGCAGCGTATGCGCGGGATCTTCGCCGGATAACCGGTTACCTCAAGCACGCTGGGGCTAGCGCATTCCAGGAGGTCAGCCGCGGGCAGGTCGCGCGCCTGCTCTTGACGCTCCGAGAGGAGGGGTTGGCGCCTCGCACGGTCGCGCGCCACATTGCGTCGCTGCGGGGCCTCTTCCGGTTTCTCCTGGCGCAGGGCCATGTGAAAGATGATCCCACCGCGCACCTCGAGTCCACGAGCCCCTGGATGCGTTTACCAGGGGTGCTGAGCCAGGAGGAGGTGGAGCGGCTGCTGGCCGCGCTGGTCACCAGCAATCCGCGAGGTATCCGTGACAAGGCAATGCTGGAGGTGCTGTACGCGGCCGGCCTTCGAGTGTCGGAGCTGGTAACCCTCCGGTTGTCCGATGTGGACCTGGAAGTGGGCTACGTGCGCTGCCAAGGAAAGGGCGGGAAGGACCGTGTGGTTCCACTGGGGAGCGATGCCCAGACGGCCGTTCGCCAGTATCTCGCTACCTCAAGGCCGCATCTTCAAAAAGGACGGTCAAGTCCTGTGCTATTCTTGAACCGCCTTGGGTGGCCGATGACGCGTCAGGGCTTCTGGAAGCTCCTCCGCGCGCATGCGGTAGCGGCGGGGATCGATCGGCGGGTGACCCCTCACACGCTTCGCCATTCTTTTGCCACGCACCTGCTCGAGCGCGGCGCCGATCTTCGGGCGGTCCAGATGATGTTAGGTCACGCCGATATCTCCACGACGCAGATCTACACTCACGTCTCCCGGGCGCACCTGAAGACGGTCTACAACCGCTACCACCCAAGGGCCTAA
- a CDS encoding CCA tRNA nucleotidyltransferase, producing the protein MSTHVMQLPQFRKLDPLSRRALEAARRAAAPSPIYVVGGYVRDLLLGQGNVDIDLVVEGDAIAAAKRLAHFLRAVMTSHPRFGTAHLRLPGACPRRRSGSRTLDLATARSERYPHAAALPEVQPAPLLADLLRRDFSINAMAARIDRHRFGPLIDPLEGLRDLERGRIRVLHERSFIDDPTRLFRTARFEGRYRFVIARGTLRLMKAAVKGGVIRHLTGSRIFRELYLIAKEPSASRIIRRLGDLDVLTAIHPKLALPAAAFGLLERVGRILTQASSMPLLEGAAEDEVLLLGMLYLLHPRTVVAILTRLTPPQGIAEKLAADHKACRQAVQKLTRAIDLRQSRIARLLDPLSPEARIVLLAGLVKGSAQEAVSEYLATSWSVVPLLKGGDLGRLGFQPGPIYRRILAALRSAKLDGRLRTKEDETSFVLQRVAQGVTIQ; encoded by the coding sequence ATGTCAACGCATGTGATGCAGCTTCCACAATTCCGAAAGCTTGACCCTCTCAGCCGGAGGGCGCTGGAGGCTGCACGCAGGGCTGCCGCCCCTTCGCCGATCTATGTTGTCGGCGGCTATGTGCGGGACCTGCTCCTTGGCCAGGGCAATGTTGATATCGATCTGGTAGTTGAGGGCGATGCGATCGCTGCGGCCAAACGTCTGGCGCACTTCCTCAGGGCAGTGATGACGTCTCACCCAAGGTTCGGAACTGCCCACCTACGGCTTCCTGGGGCCTGTCCCCGACGCCGATCGGGGAGCAGAACGCTCGATCTCGCCACCGCCAGGTCGGAACGATACCCGCATGCTGCCGCGCTGCCGGAGGTTCAACCCGCCCCACTGCTCGCCGATCTGCTTCGACGGGATTTCAGCATCAATGCTATGGCTGCCCGCATCGACCGTCATCGGTTCGGACCGCTCATTGATCCACTGGAAGGACTCCGGGACCTGGAGCGCGGGCGGATCAGAGTCCTACACGAGCGGAGTTTCATCGACGACCCCACCCGGCTCTTCAGAACAGCCCGGTTTGAGGGCCGATACCGGTTTGTTATTGCTCGAGGCACCTTGCGGTTGATGAAGGCTGCAGTGAAGGGGGGAGTGATCAGGCATCTTACCGGTTCGAGAATTTTCAGGGAGCTCTACCTGATTGCGAAGGAACCATCCGCTTCCCGCATCATCAGGCGTCTTGGGGATCTGGACGTATTGACGGCTATTCATCCGAAGCTCGCCCTCCCTGCTGCCGCCTTCGGTCTGCTCGAACGCGTGGGGCGGATACTCACTCAGGCATCATCGATGCCGTTACTGGAGGGAGCAGCAGAAGATGAGGTACTTCTCCTTGGGATGCTCTATCTGTTGCATCCAAGGACGGTTGTTGCCATCCTCACAAGGCTCACCCCGCCCCAAGGGATTGCCGAGAAGCTTGCGGCCGACCACAAGGCATGTCGACAAGCTGTGCAGAAGCTGACACGCGCCATCGATCTTCGCCAAAGCCGGATCGCCCGGCTTCTCGATCCCCTTTCACCGGAGGCCAGGATCGTGCTCCTGGCCGGACTTGTGAAAGGATCGGCGCAGGAGGCGGTCTCCGAATATCTCGCCACCTCATGGAGCGTTGTGCCGCTGCTCAAAGGGGGGGATCTGGGCCGGTTGGGGTTCCAGCCCGGCCCCATCTATCGGAGGATCCTTGCCGCCCTGCGCTCGGCCAAGCTGGACGGGCGCCTCCGCACCAAAGAGGATGAGACCTCGTTTGTCCTTCAGCGCGTCGCCCAGGGGGTAACCATTCAGTGA